The Lepus europaeus isolate LE1 chromosome 1, mLepTim1.pri, whole genome shotgun sequence genome contains the following window.
TGTGAACCCAGGTTAGCTGAAAATCCAAGAAACTTCCACTGGGAAGTTtcccgagtgtgtgtgtggggggggattCCCATTGTCTTCCCTGCTGGCTCGGCGGAGTCCAAAGTTGCGTCTCCAAATCCGTAAACCGACAGGTGCCGTTCGCGAATCCTGAACGAAATGTCAGGAAACCCGGCAGACGCTGCGGGCGCGAGCCAAAGGGGACACTTGGGCATCGCTGCCAGTTACGGCACAGCCTCCCCAGAGTGCAGAGAGCCTGGGCAAAAAGGCCTCGCGCACTCGGCTCTCCAcggccatcctcctcctcctccggagATGTTGCCTCTGCAGTTTTTCAGTCGACAACCATCCATCGTCTGCCGCCCCTCGCCTCTTCCCTACCCTGAGAGGGCTCGAAGCCCCCGCCcccaaaggaaggaaggggtcTCCCTGGGCCTCGCGCGAGGGTCTCACCTGTGGGTACAGATCCCGCAAGAACTGCTCCTCGGAGACACCCTCGAGCCGAGGAACCGGGACCCGCTCGCCGGCCATGGTCGCTCACGCCTGCCCGCTTTCAAAGCTTGGGAAGTTCCCATGCTCCAACGCGTTCCCCGGCGCGCGATCCGCCCGGAAACACGACCCGGGGAGAAAAGGGCCGGCGCAGGGGCTGTGTGCTGCGGCGCGGGATGGGGCGGACTCACCaggggtggcagcagcagcctcaCGTGGGTCTCCAGGCGCTCTCTGTCCGCTTCGGCTGAGGTGGGTTCCAGCCGGCCTTCTTTCCAGCCAGCACAGGCCGGCCGAGGGGTGAGAGGGCGCAAACATGGCGCTGGCCGCTCGCCTCGTCCTCCCCCGCTGGCTGGTCTCGCGCTCGCTCCCGGGCGCGGCCGCCGGCTCCCGGACCCCCGGCGCTGCCGAGGTGAGGTGGCCGCTGCCCggacgctgctgctgctgctgccgccgccgcctcggcaCGGGAGCGGCCCGCTCTCCTCGCAGCGCCCGGGCCTCGCTGGCCTCGGCCCTGCCCGCGCGGGGCCCCCGGCGGCCCTGGCTGAGCTCCCCGGGactccctgcagccctggctgctttccCTGCCCGCGCGGGGCGAAGCTACAGCACCGAGCAGCAGCCGCAGCCGCGCCAGAAGACCAAGATGATCATTCTGGGCTTTTCCAACCCCATCAACTGGGTTCGGACTCGAATCTACTCCTTCCTTATCTGGGCGTATTTCGACAAGGAGTTCAGCATCGCAGAGTTTTCGGAGGGGGCGAAGCAGGTTGGTGTGTCCGCGGTTGCCCCGCCCGCCTCTTGCGCTTGCAGCCTCACGTGCAGACGTCCTGAGACCCCCAAGGCACCAAACCAGAGCTCGGGCTTTGGCAATTCGCAGCCCTGACGTTGTCAGTTGTGTCCCTGTTTCCGAATGGCCGGTTGCTCTGTCTTCCTCGTGCCAGGCTAATGGTCGCTGTGGGTCCTGATGTTATGTGCCGTGTACATGCATTTCGGCTAGCATGAGGGGCCATCTCTTTTGACTTTCTTAGAGAGTTTGTCATTCCCAAACTTTGCAGAGCTATCGATAGACAGTAGAAGCCACTGTTCATTTTCCAGTTCATACCTCCACCTACGCTAAGAGCATGCCATCTGTGGGATCGTTTTACAGTGCTGATTGTACACTAGCATTGGTATTTTCACCCTTAATTTACTTCAGGTTATTTTTGTAATCACAGCCCTGAGTATGTATTTATGTGACCTATCGATTGTAAATGAAATGTTTTCAACTTTATGTAATCGGTGTTACCTCCTGCTTCCTTGAGTTGACTGTTGACTCTTGTATGAGtttatacaaaaaattttaaaagcaaagggCAAGCTTGGTTAAAATGTCCAACCCAACATCATAACGAGGGACAAACCTCTACTCATGTCAGTTCTCAAAATCCTTCATCCACGCGGAGGGAAATTGGTGAGATCCTACTGTTCTCTAGTGTCCACTGATGACATTTGAGTTTGTCTACCCCATAACACATAAGTGATTGTACCAGCTCATTTCTGTGACAGTAAGGAATGGAAGTCACCTCAACACCTTGAGCAAGAGGAAGACCTCATTCCCTGTTTGCCCTGAACAGAGGAGCATGGGACTTTTGGGAGGTCACTCTGATTGTAGTGGTTCTCCAGCTATTGCCTGTTTTAGCCTCTCCCTTTGTTATTAAGCAGTGCCTCCACTCCGTCTGCTAATCTGTATGTACTTTTGTGTGCCTAAGGCACCTTTGGTCAGTTAACTATTCTGACTTCTGTCTGACGTCAGCCATGGCAAATATTGAGCAATTCCCTTAAAACAAGTGGTTACTTGAATGTGCCATTCAGATCAGACAGATCAGTTCTTAAAC
Protein-coding sequences here:
- the MAIP1 gene encoding m-AAA protease-interacting protein 1, mitochondrial isoform X1, with the protein product MALAARLVLPRWLVSRSLPGAAAGSRTPGAAEVRWPLPGRCCCCCRRRLGTGAARSPRSARASLASALPARGPRRPWLSSPGLPAALAAFPARAGRSYSTEQQPQPRQKTKMIILGFSNPINWVRTRIYSFLIWAYFDKEFSIAEFSEGAKQAFAYVSKLLSQCKFDLLEELVAKEVLHVLKEKVTSLPDNHKSALAADIDEIVYTSTGDISIYYDEKGRKFVNILMCFWYLTSANIPNETIRGASVFQVKLGDQNVETKQLLSASYEFQREFTQGVKPNWTIARIEHPKLLE
- the MAIP1 gene encoding m-AAA protease-interacting protein 1, mitochondrial isoform X2, yielding MALAARLVLPRWLVSRSLPGAAAGSRTPGAAEVRWPLPGRCCCCCRRRLGTGAARSPRSARASLASALPARGPRRPWLSSPGLPAALAAFPARAGRSYSTEQQPQPRQKTKMIILGFSNPINWVRTRIYSFLIWAYFDKEFSIAEFSEGAKQAFAYVSKLLSQCKFDLLEELVAKEVLHVLKEKVTSLPDNHKSALAADIDEIVYTSTGDISIYYDEKVPTSPMKLYVEPVYSKLSWGIRMWKLNNFLVQAMNFRENLHKE